The Mytilus edulis chromosome 12, xbMytEdul2.2, whole genome shotgun sequence genome contains a region encoding:
- the LOC139498203 gene encoding uncharacterized protein: MHVNIYQGLLLLSKILQISAEQCTSGTFRINPDKRNVKLRGFAYRTFENISPRACFQKCIRRTRCHSYNYNRASLRCEINNLKPMYVSEGDLQNESGYVYVEVHHYRGDPHFDPCVGNPCNDGEVCESLKNEKVVCILDDCKTPDEEIQNVALGKMCKQSSTYLNDHAGLAVDGLTNTSHHTEQDQAPYWWVDLGQIYNIMRIEVINRFHAAYRLHDLDIAVGIHLDDMSIFAHYTGPAAGNEHLVFQRSRYTDGRYIKLTITKGPEMLHVSEVNVMAYPVC, from the exons ATGCATGTTAATATTTACCAAGGACTGCTGTTACTTAGTAAAATCCTGCAAATCTCTGCTGAGCAATGTACATCAGGAACTTTCCGGATAAATCCAGATAAGCGAAATGTAAAGTTGCGTGGATTTGCTTATCGTACATTTGAAAACATATCACCGAGGGCATGCTTCCAAAAATGTATCCGGCGAACACGATGCCATTCTTACAATTATAACAGAGCTTCTCTTAGATGTGAAATTAATAATTTGAAACCAATGTATGTTTCGGAAGGCGATCTTCAAAATGAAAGTGGCTATGTCTACGTTGAGGTTCATCATTACAGAGGG GATCCACATTTTGACCCATGTGTTGGAAATCCATGCAACGATGGTGAAGTGTGTGAAAGCCTTAAGAATGAAAAAGTCGTCTGTATATTGGACG atTGTAAAACACCAGACGAAGAAATTCAAAATGTGGCGCTTGGAAAGATGTGCAAACAAAGCTCAACATATCTTAATGATCATGCAGGACTCGCTGTTGATGGATTAACAAATACTTCTCATCATACGGAACAGGACCAGGCTCCATATTGGTGGGTAGATCTAGGACAGATCTACAATATCATGAGAATTGAAGTGATCAATAGGTTCCACGCTG CCTACAGACTTCATGATCTTGACATAGCTGTTGGGATCCACCTTGATGATATGTCGATATTTGCCCATTACACAGGACCTGCTGCAGGTAATGAACATCTGGTATTCCAGCGCAGTCGGTATACAGATGGTCGTTATATCAAACTGACCATCACTAAAGGTCCAGAAATGTTACACGTGTCAGAGGTTAATGTCATGGCTTATCCTGTATGTTGA